The genomic window CATCCAGACATCGTTGCTCAAGCTGTAGCTGGTTAACGGGTAGTAGTCGCCGTAGTAATCCGGCGCAACCTGCCGCCACTGGGACACCAACCGACGCACCAAATCAATATTCCGTGGAGGAGTAATTGCCAACTTGAAGGCGACGGGGTCCCCTTCGCGGCGCAAGTCCCAGCAGGGGGTCAGGTGGATGGCCATGCTGCTTCGGAAAATGTAACGTTCTGTTTCTTGACCTGCCGCTGAACGCACCCCCGTGCCGTTGTACGGCATCCAGAGTGAAATCCCATACATGTGACACTGCTGCCCGACAGGTTCGAAGAGGTAGTCGCTACGAATAAAAGGCACAGCCCGACGAAGCGTTTCCAGATCATTCCGCCTGCCACCCTGAGCACACGAATCTATGATCATATCCGGATGTCTCCGGCGCAATTCGTCCCAGAAAGCCAGATATCCGACCACATGCTGGATTTCAGTCACTCCCTTGCGATCCGCAGCGTCATTGGCACGCCAAGAAGGCGTAGGATCCATGTTAAAATCCTGTCGATACAAATCCAGCCCTTGCCCAACAAGCAGCTTATCGAAATGCTCGATCACCCACCGGCGAGCTTCGAGGTTGCCAAGATTCAGCAGTCCGCCGTTGGTGCCTCCCAATATCCATTCCGGATGGTTTTGGGCCAGCCAGGTACCGCCGGAGACTCTCTCGGGCTCGAACCAGGCCAGGGTCTTTACGCCTCTTGAATGTGCGTGATCGGAGATGGCTCGCAGCCCGTGCGGGAACCTATTGGTGTCCACTTCCCAAGTACCCGTATTGGCCCAGTGCCCGACGTTCACGTACCAACCTGCATCCATCCACCAGTAGTCAGGTTTGAGTCCATTTTCAATATAACGGTCGATAAACATCTTTTGATTTTCTTCGGTGGCGCCCTGCATCTCCCAGTATTGATGCGAACTACAGGGCGTGGAGAGAGGAGGCGGCAGTTCTCCGCCCGGCCGCGGTAGGTTGTGAGTGATCATCCAGCGTCGCCAAACATTCTGAGAGTGAATCCAGTCACCCTTCCAAAATTGCAGGGCAATCAGTGGAGCGCGGAGTTCTTCGCCGGGGTATAACGTGAAATGAGTCAAGTCCTGGCCGCCAGAAACACGAAGGGTACTATTACCAGTACGCGTGAACTTGGCAGACCATTGGCCGGGCCAGCCAATGACAACAATGACCCCCGCACCTTGCCACTCGATGTTAAAATACGGGAGGTAGGCGCTTGAGGGTCGCCCTCCTTCCGCAATAAATTGTTTTTCGGTGCCTGGCCCTAATCTCGTCTCGAGCGGTTGATACTCGGATGCGATCATCTGACTTCCAGGTTGGTGATGAAGAACAAATTCGCCTTTGGACCCTCGCTCCAACTGAATATCCAGGGCTTTGATGTTTTCCAAAATCGGCGTATTCACATTGCCGGTGTTCTTGAAATAGAGCGTCCATTCGACGGTGGGGAAATCGGAATAAGTAACGGCTTCCAATCGTACAGACAAACCAGTCTCTGTGTCATTGTACGTTATGGTGTGCCCGGTCCGTAATTTATCCAGTTTTCTGGTCTCCCTTTTGACTTTCCATTTCCCGAGCAAATCCGCTGATGATTTGCCTCCGTAAACGAACGAGAACGGCGGCGGCTCCGCCCGCGCACTTAAGTTTCTCTTGACCCATTTTTCAGCGGTCGCCATTTCCTGGGCTGTTGACCAGGCAGCCGGTGACTGGCCAGCGTAAGTCGTAAAGGCACTTCCAAAAACGACCACTATTAACGGCAAAAGGAGAATTGTGTGTTTCATAATTGTGTGTGTATCATTGCTGCTTTTTATAAGTGATAAGAGCTGAATCGGACTGCCTTACAACATGGATTTTCAGACCCTTTTCCATCAGTTCACGACCATTTATTTTCCGTGACTTGCCGGTATCGATATCCGTTACCGTGTATAGCGATTGTTCATCCAGTCCA from Verrucomicrobiota bacterium includes these protein-coding regions:
- a CDS encoding GH36 C-terminal domain-containing protein; translation: MAWQFDRPETGSGMVQAFRRMESAQHTMVFKLRGLDEQSLYTVTDIDTGKSRKINGRELMEKGLKIHVVRQSDSALITYKKQQ
- a CDS encoding alpha-galactosidase, coding for MKHTILLLPLIVVVFGSAFTTYAGQSPAAWSTAQEMATAEKWVKRNLSARAEPPPFSFVYGGKSSADLLGKWKVKRETRKLDKLRTGHTITYNDTETGLSVRLEAVTYSDFPTVEWTLYFKNTGNVNTPILENIKALDIQLERGSKGEFVLHHQPGSQMIASEYQPLETRLGPGTEKQFIAEGGRPSSAYLPYFNIEWQGAGVIVVIGWPGQWSAKFTRTGNSTLRVSGGQDLTHFTLYPGEELRAPLIALQFWKGDWIHSQNVWRRWMITHNLPRPGGELPPPLSTPCSSHQYWEMQGATEENQKMFIDRYIENGLKPDYWWMDAGWYVNVGHWANTGTWEVDTNRFPHGLRAISDHAHSRGVKTLAWFEPERVSGGTWLAQNHPEWILGGTNGGLLNLGNLEARRWVIEHFDKLLVGQGLDLYRQDFNMDPTPSWRANDAADRKGVTEIQHVVGYLAFWDELRRRHPDMIIDSCAQGGRRNDLETLRRAVPFIRSDYLFEPVGQQCHMYGISLWMPYNGTGVRSAAGQETERYIFRSSMAIHLTPCWDLRREGDPVAFKLAITPPRNIDLVRRLVSQWRQVAPDYYGDYYPLTSYSLSNDVWMAWQFDRPEAGKGMVQVFRRAENGDSENIFKLRGLDSKTHYLVRNLDEASAQVMTGYELSKKGLAVRISRQPGSALITYNKSNHK